The Treponema sp. OMZ 790 genome includes the window ATCAAGATAAAGAGAGTCTATGCGCCACTTCGATTGAATGGAGCTTAAAAGATGCTTTTCATAAGCTTCAACAGCGTCATTTACCCTATTATTACTTTTTACAATTGACTGAATAAAAAGCATTTGTTCCAAATATCTTTCAGGATAACCGAGGCGTAATAAAATGCGTGCATAAGACTCCCGGCTTTCAACATCATAAGGATATATCTTTAAGGTTCTTCTGAACTCATAGAGAGCTTGTTCAGTCATGTTGCGCCGTGAAAAACCCAAGGCTTTTTCTGCATGATATTTTGAAAGTTCCATGCGGAAAGAATCTTCAAAATTAAGATTTTCGATTGCAAGTTCTTCCAAAAGACAGCGCATTATTTCGTCATCAGCATCTAAAGAAAGCCCGACCTTAGCGGCATTTACGGCATCACCGTGCTTCCCAAGCCGCCTTAAACTCAAAGTTTTTAAATACCATGCATCGGCTCTGTCTCTTTTTTTGGAAATCCTCATATCGGAAATCTTTATAACCTCTTCATAACGCCTTTGTGCGTAAAGGACAGAGGCAAGCAAGGCATAGGCATCATCATAATCTTCTTTTAATTTGATTGCGGCATAAATGCGCCCCTCAGCTTCTTCCAGTTTTCCTTCGAGAGAATTTAAATAGGCCGCAAAATAATGAACTTGAGGCTTATCTCCATGGTATTTTAAAGCTCTTTTTATGTACTCCTCGGCTTGTTTCATATTTCCGGCTTCATAACTTACGAGAGCTAAAGAAAGGAGAGCTTTTCTATTTTCACCCTGACGGGTGAGATTTTGTTTGTACATTTCTGAAGCAAGGTAGAGTTTTCCTTGAGAAATTTCTATTTCGGCCAAACCGAAACGGGCCTCGGGGTTATTGGGATACTTTTTTAATACCTCATCAAAAAGAATTTTGGCTTCATCTATTTTTCCTAAACCGACCAAAATAAAGCCGTGAAGATTTTTTAAATCGGGATCGTCTTTTTTATATCTTCGGGCTGATTCGGCAAAGGACAGGGCTTGGTCATATTCATCCAAAGCATAAAAACATTCGGCCAAGCCTTGATAGACCAAATTATATGAAGGATTTTCCTTTAAAGCCGATTGGTACATCTCGATTGCACCGTACCAATCTTCCATAGCCTGATATTCGGCACCTTTTTGATATAGATCTGCAGGATTGCAGAATAAAGAGGCTGAAAATAAAACGGTAAATATAAATCCGAAAAAAGGCTTTTTCATAAATTTCCTCCCATAAAATAACGCCCTTATCATATCATATTATCGGCATGATTGCAATAAATAAGTCCGGCTCACATTAATTTTGCAAATCTTTATTGTAAACAATTTTAACGGTTTTAACCTTGTGCCCGTCCATATCCTGAACGATAAAATCAAAATCATTCCATGCCGTTTTTTCATATTTGGCAGGTATCTTTCCGAATAGATCGAATACAAAGCCGCCCAGAGTTTCAAACTCATCTACAGGCAGATCTTCACTTTTAATTGTTTCGGCTAAATCATCCAAATCAACACGGGCATCGCAAAGCCACACTCCTGAGGCTATTTCGGTAATATCATCTCCTTCATTATCAAATTCGTCCTGAATATCGCCTACAATCTCTTCAATAATGTCTTCCATACAGACAATGCCTGAAACACCCCCATATTCGTCAACGGCAACTGCGATATGAACATGGCGCCTTTTGAACTCGGCCAAAAGAGCATCTATACGTTTAGATTCCGGAACAAAAAAAGCACGGCGCACTATCTTATCAAGCTCGATCTTTTGATTTTTAGTTAAAAGTTTAATAATATCCTTAACATAAAGAATGCCTATAACATTGTCGATAGACTCGTCATAAACAGGAAATCTGGAATGACCGCTTTCAGATATTCTGTCCAAAATTTCGTCGCCGGGCGTATCAAGGGCTAAAAAATCTACGTCAATACGCGGAATCATTACCTCTTTAACCGCCGTATCCGATAAATCTACAACGCCGCGTATCATATCGCGCTTTTCATCGTTTAAGCTCTCTTTTAGAATATTGTTTACACTACCCTTTTTTTTAAATAAATCCATTATTCCCATAACTATACCCGATAAATAATTATATTTTTATATTGACCAAGCAATTTTTCTTGAAATTTGAGCATTTCCTGTTCAGGAGAATTGTCGGAATGATCCATTCCGTTTAAATGCAAAATTCCGTGAACAATGAGCCGTTTTAATTCCTCATCTATTCCTACATTAAATTCTTCGGCATTAAAGTTAAGACTGTCAAGACTTATGACTATATCTCCTGCCATAAACCTTTTTTCTCCCTCATCATCAAAATACTCATCTCCCTGTTCAAAAGAAAGCACATCAGTGGGAGAATCGATATTTCTATACTGTTTATTCAAATTGCGGATAAAACCGTCATCGCAAAAAAGCAGAGAAATATCCCAATTATCGAGGTTTAAATCGTTTAAAACCGTGGAGATAAAGTTTTCGACTCTTAAAGGGTCGATAGCCCCCGGAGGTTCATCATTAAATGACACACTGATTGAATTAGACATTATTGTTTTCCTTTTGAGCTTGTACGCTCTCATCATCATCAATATTTTTTTGATTGGGATACTCTATTCGAGAATGATAGTATCCGGCTAAAATTTTTACGAAGGAAGCCTTTATTATGTTGACTTCACGGAATGTCAAATCTGAGTTATCAAGCTGTCCGGCCTTTATTTTCCCGGATACGAGCTCATCTATAAATTTTTCAAGCCGGGGAACAGAAGGCTTTTCTAAGGTGCGGCATGCAGCCTCAACTATGTCTGCAAGCATAACCACAGCCGACTCTTTTGAACGGGGAGGTATTCCGGGATAAGAAAAATCCTCGATATCGACATTCGGGTCAAGTTCTTTTGCTTTTGCATAAAAATAGGATATGCAGCTGTTTCCATGGTGCTCGGCTATTATATCGATGACGGCCTGAGGCAAGTGTAACTGTTTTGCTTTTTCAATTCCTATTTTTACATGGCTTCTTATTACCGTAGCCGAAAGCCGCGGGTTTATGTCCATATGTTTGTTGTAATTTGTTTGGTTTTCTACAAAATATTCTCCCTGCTCCATTTTTCCGATGTCATGGTAATAGGCGCCGACACGGGCTAAAATAGAGTTTGCTCCTATCTCGCGGCAGGCGCTTTCAGCCAGAGAGGCTACCATCATAGAATGGTTATAGGTTCCTGCAACAGTTATAAGCATTTTTTTCATGATGGGAGAATTAAGATCCGACAATTCCATAAGACGGAAATTGGTCGGCACGTTCATTAAAGTTTCTAAAATAGGCAAAAATCCCAAAACAAGTATTCCGCTTATAAAACCGTTTGCTGCAGTTCCCAATAAAAGAACGGATTTATCGTTTGAAGAATCAGGAAAAATCAAGAACATACAAAGCAAAATCAACGGCTGCACAAGAATCAAGCCGGAAGCGGTTTTGATAAGGTCCATTCTGCGTCCTGTAATATTTACCATGCCTGCTCCGGCCAGCCCGGCAAGCACAGCAAAGAGTGCCGGCTGAATTTTAAATCCTGTTGCACCGAAAACGGCAAGGGTGAACACAAAAACCGTAAGAACAGAAATTTTCCGCGAAATTAAAGCGGCAATCAGCATTGTAAAAAAGGTAATAGGCAGTACCGGTACAATATTAAGGGGATAAGAAAAAAATGAAATCCCCGAAACAAAAAGAAGCAAAATATAAACAATATCAAACGAAATTAAAAGGAGTAATTTGAATTTAAAATCCAAATTTTGCCCTATAATTTTCTGTGAAAATAAAAATAAACTCGTTATCATTGACAGGGTCAAAAAAACTATACCGGCAGCAATCTGCCAAAAATCTACATATTTTCCATCCCCTATGTAGGCTTTAAGGCGTGTATAAGCATCCTCCGATATTATAAAGCCCCGCCTTATAATCTTCTGATTTTTTTCTATGGTTATTTTTACAGGTAAAACTTTTTTTAAAGCTTCCTCCACTCTTTTTTCCGTTTCTTCGGCATCAAACAAAATATTGGGTTGAGCAAACGGCAAAAGAACACTTAAAACATCCAATTCAAGATTCGATTTTTTCATATCGGAAAGAAAGGTTTTAATCTGAGCTTTTACATTGTAGAATAAAACCAAGTTTGTCAAAAATACGTTTGTATAGGACTGCTTTTGATTTTGGTTTTTACGCAGGCTTATTTCCGCATCATTTAATTCTTCAAGCCCCGTAAGAGGCATTTCTATAATACCTATATCTAAAAGTTGTTTTAGAATGCTCAGTGCAAGCGAAGTTATTTCATAAAAACTTTTGGACTTATATATGCGTTCCAAATCAACTTCCGAAAGAAGTACCGGATATTTTTCCATAAACATAAATTTAAAAGCAGTAAAACTCTTAGATGAATCTTTTAATCCGATTATAAAACTTGCAAATTCCGAATATTCCCTTATCATATTTTCAGAAACAGAGTTATCTTTATAAAAAACGGCTTTTATGGAGTGCTTTGCAGCAGTTTTCCGTATTTCCGTCGCTTTTTCATCAATAGCTTCTATGTTTCGGTTCGATATTACATCCCGATCCGATACCATTCCGGCTTCAAAATCCGAAATCGTCAATTTGGAAAAACCGGAGTTTTCGTATGCATTGATATAAATCAATACCGATAAAATTAAAAAACTTACCAAAACCGAAATTACAAAAGCCTTGTTTCTTTTAAATATAAGACTTATGGAGGATAATTTTTCTTTTAACTTATTTTGCTTTTTATTCTTTATCATAAGCTGTAATTATTTTTTGAACGAGAGAATGGCGCACTACATCTTCAGAAGAAAAATGTACAATACCTATTCCCCTGATCTTTGATAGAAGGTTTGCTGCATGAACAAGTCCTGAACCCTTGGCCGATGAAATATCGGATTGAGAGGGATCGCCTGTTACAATGAGCTTGGAACCTTCGCCCATCCTCGTTAAAAACATCTTCATTTGCTCCCTGGTTGTATTTTGAGCCTCATCCAAAATTACGGCGGCATTATGAAGGGTTCGTCCCCTCATATAGGCCAAAGGAGCAACCTCAATCATATTGGACTCCTCCATTTGGCGTATAAGCTCAAAAGGCATTAAAAGTTCTATAGAATCATAAAGAGGCCTTAAATAAGGCGTTATCTTTTGCACAAGGTCACCCGGTAAAAAGCCCAAACTTTCTCCTGCTTCGACTACCGGTCTTGTAAAAATAATCTTTCGCACCTGCCGCGACATCAACATTTGAAGAGCACATGCTGCGGCCAAATAAGTCTTTCCCGTACCTGCAGCCCCAAGACCGAAACTTACATCATTATTGCGGATTGAGTGAATAAATTCAAGCTGATGGGCATTTTTTGGATATACCGAACGAATTCCCCTCGGGATATGAATACATCCCGATGCGAAATCCTGTTTTTCGGAAACGTTTATAGTGGAAATAAGAGATTCTATATATTCCGATGAGTTTTCGGATTTTATTTCAGAGGAATTTACAGCCTTATCAACTACATGCTGAAATTTTTTACAAACCTCATCATCAGCGCTTAGAACACTCACCTCATTACCTCTGCAAACAACCGGCACACCGAGATAGCGTTCAAGAAAATCCAAATTTCTATCATTGGCACCGCATAGAGCGGAAAGCACTTGTTCATCTTTTAACACTATTGTATATGCGTCTTCCAAATATTAACCTCTATTAATGTATTCTAAATGGAAAAAAGCCCTTCCGTCAAGGGCTTTAGACATTATTTAAGGCTTTTTCTCGTAATTTAGACCTTTAAAACACTTAAATTTTAAATATTTTCAAAAAAAAGAGATATCGACTTTATCGATATCTCTTTTAGCTTACTCACCGTCTTTTTTTGAATCGGTGTCCGATTTATCGACACCGCTATCGGTTTTCCACCATTCGGTTGATGTTTCAGTTTGTTTTTTCATTGCCTCTTCAGACAAGCCTGAATCCGATGGAGTTTTTGTAATAAGTGCCAATAAAAAAGTCGTTATAAAAAACAGGGCAACAACGACATATGTAGCTCTTGTTAAAACATTGCTCGATTTTGAACCGAAAGCCGAATTACTGCCGCCTGAAAAAAGCCCTCCCAAACTATCTCCTTCTTCGTTTTGCAACAAAACCAAAAAGATAATAATCGCACAAATTATGACAAAAAGCACCAACAATGCAATACCTAAACCACCCATAATATAACTCCAAATTATAAGAATATACCCTATAGTTTATAACAAAACAAAAAAAGTTTCAATAGGTCGTCTTATTAAAAAGCAAGGCACTTCCAATACATTTAAGTTTTAGAAGTGCCTAAGGTTTAAACAGCTTTTAAACTGAACTAGCGTACTTTTCGAAAGATAACACGTTTTAAAACGGTTGTTTTTGTTTTTCCTATTGCGGCGGCTTTTAAGTCTTCAACCTCAAATTTTGAAAAAACATTGATTCGCTTGTATTCGGCGATAAATTCCATAATGAATTTTTCGCAGTCGGCTTCATTATAGGTATCATTACTTTCTTCATAAGTAAGGTAAAATTCGAGCTGATTTTCCAAACCGGGAACATCCATTTTAGTCCAATAAATTACGGCTGTCGGTCTTTCCTTAATCTCGATTTTTTCGGTTTTGGGCTTTACAAGAGCCGGATTTTCGGCAAAAACAGCCAAAACCAATAAAGCCATGATGCTTAAAGCAAAAATTCTTTTTTTCATTTTAATAACCCTCCAAATTTAAGTCATTTTATCATACTGTAAAGCTAAACAACAATTACAGCTCTTAGATACTAACATTTTATACTCATTTTTTCAAGTAGAAAACAAAGCCATCGGAAAGAATGTTTCGGTTTTAAGCCCTGCCCCGCCTATTAAGCCGCCGTCAATATTGGGCTTTTTTAAGAGGCCTTCGGCATTTTCGGGTTTCATGGAACCACCGTACTGTATTATCATATTTTTTGCAGCTTCTTCGCCGTAAATACCGGCTAAAGTCTTTCTTATTGAAGCATGGATTGCGTCGGCATCCTCCGGGCTCGCATTTTTTCCTGTACCTATTGCCCAAACAGGCTCATAAGCTATTGTTATCTTATCCAAATCTTTTACGGATACATCTGCAAGGCCTTTTTTTATCTGCCTTTCGCATACGGCTTCGGCATGTCCTGCCTCGCGTTCTTCCAAAAGTTCTCCGACACATAGGATAACTTCCAATCCGTGTTTTAATGCGAGTTTTATCTTTTTATTGATAAGATCATCGGTTTCTTTATAAATATGGCGTCTTTCGGAATGGCCTAAAATAACGGCTTGAACTCCGACATCCAAAAGTTGAAGGACGGACACTTCACCCGTGTGAGCTCCTTTTTCTTCCAAGCCCATGTTTTGCGCTCCCAGCAAAATATTGGAACCCTTTAATACGGCAGAAACATCCTGCAAAAGAGTAAAGGACGGAGCTATCATATATTTGTTTTTTCCGTCTTTTAGACCTGCTTTCATTTGTTCTGCGAGAGCTTTGGCCTCGGATCTATTCATATTCATCTTCCAATTTGCCGCGATGTAAAACTTCTTCATCATTTCCTCCTAAATTTGCAAATACCGGACATCCGGCACATCTTGACTTCAATAGGTTATCTTTTTAAGAGCGGGTTGTCAATAAGGATAATTGAATTTTACTTCTTATTGTGTTAAAATACTAAAAATATGAGAGGCGCATTATGAATTTTAAACAATACATCTTAGCTTTTTTTCTTGTTGTTTTTTTGATGACCGAAAAAGGGCAAACCGGCTTCGCGGCTGAAAATGAATCCGAGTACGACATACCTTATGCAAAAATTTTTTATGAAAAAGATACCGATATTTATGATGCCGTATATTTTTTGGCTGTTGAAAACGGATTTTCTCCACTTTCCTATAAGAGACCACAATCGGGAGCCGAACTTTATAAAACATTCACTCTTATTGATAACTCAAATTTAAGTAACATAGGTTTAAAAGTTTTCGAAAATACAAGAAAAGCCTTAATTACTCCTAAATATCTCATTCAGCAAGAAATCCTAAAATTCAATATAAATGCACAATTGGGCATTCAAGGCCGTTTTGCTCATAAAGTTAACGAATATAGTCCACGAATCGATCAATTTTTAGCTTACAATGAAATGCCCGTCCCTTTGGCTGTACCTATAGATTTTTTAATTTCTAATTATTTTTATACTTATTGCTATTTAAGCCTAAACAAAAATTTTGCAGCAAGTAAATTTTCGAATACTTTTTTGAATATTCCGCTAAAAGGAAAAGACATAGATTTTCATTTTCCTCAAAAAGCAGGGATAGCCATAGGCGGTTCTTTCTTCAATCTAAATATCGGGCGAGGTTCTTTAAATTTAGGAAGGACATTGGGCGGAAGTATGCTTATAGCCGATACAGCAGACCGTTTTGATTATTTTACGGGAAGCGTATTCACAAAAAATTTAAAACTGGATGTGACCATTGTAGAATTAAATCCTACCAGATTTTTATTTATGCATGAAGTTACTTTTAGACCTATAAAACAAATTTCCATAACTTTGCATGAAGGAGTTCTAGTCAATTCTTTTTTTGATCCGCGTTTTTTAAATCCGGCGATGATCTTTCACAGCCACGCTGCATGGAAAGAAGACTACCTTCCTGGTACATCTCCAAAATCAAAAAATGGAGCAGTAGGAAGTCAATTTGGAATTACGATAGATGCAGTACCTACAAAAGGATTAAGGATATACGGGCAATTTGGAATGAACCAATTTCAAACTCCATCAGAACTTAGAGGCCTAAACGGAAAAAATTACACCCCTAATTCTCTGGGAGGTCTTGCCGGTATAGAATACATTTACCCAACAAAAATAGGATACATTGTATCTTCGATTGAAGGAATCTATGCAAATCCTTGGTACAATATTCTTTCAAATAAAAAAATAAGTTACTATCATGAAAGACAAGAAATATCTTCATCAGTTTTGGACTATGATAAGTCGCAAATATACACATGGATTTCAAATCCTTATGGCCCTGATACAATTACTGCCATTGCCCAAATCTCTCTTATAAATCCGAAAACATATTCCACTTCCTTTACTTACAGGCTTGTATGCAAGGGTGAAAATGAAGATAATTTTTTTGACAAAAATAAAGAAAAACCTTCAGGTGTATACTATCCTGAAGCCGAGGGAAATAATCATCCCGAATGGTTAAATTGGAGAACCCCAAGCGGAACTCCTGCTTTTTTCAGTACCCTTAAACTCTCAGGCTCTTATAATATACTACACAATTTGTTAATAAAAGGAGCTTTTTCTTGGACAAACGCTTTAGGGAGAATAAGAGGAAATGCGATTGACTTTTCTGTTTCTTTAGAATATAGTATACGCTAAATTTTGAGGTCATTACATGAAAAAGAGAATATTATATTTTATTTTTTTATTATCGTTTTTAAGTATAGCGATATACAGCCAAGCACCTATAGATATTTTTGATCCTATATATGGAGATATAAGTCTTTGGGAAAAAACAGGTCTTATAAACGATGCACCATCGATACGGCCATATCCATTACAAGAAATAAAAAGAATCTTAGATATCGTTATCGAAAGAGGAACTGAAAACCAGAAAAAAAAAGCAGAACAATATAAAAAAAGGTTGTTCGGCAGAATCTTTCATTTTGGAGGAATGACGGAATTTAATATAAAAGCACCGGGATGGCAAAAAGATTTTGCCTTTGCCCCACTGCTTGAGTTAAATTTTTCGCTGAATGAAATATTTACGGCTTCGGCTCATGTAAACTTCAGTTTGTTAAATAAGGTACCAAAGAATGAAACTTTACCTGCATTTCAATTCTCAAAAAAAGATATTATGCCCGATAACAGTGAAGTAGGTTCATTCACTCTATTACCTATGTTTAACTCCGGAGTTGCTATAGGAACTAGTGAATATTATTTAGCCGCAGGAATGAGCAGAGCCGCCTTCGGCCCTTTTGACGAAAACAATATTATAATCGGCGAACAAGCTTTTCATGCAGGACAATTTATCTTTGTAATCAACAAAGATAAATTTACATACAATCAGATTTTTTCAGCTATATCGGCATCAAATGATTTTGGAAGCAACTATTTCCCTCAGAAGTTTCTGGCAGGCCATTCAGTCAGCTTTCGGCCTCTTCCTTGGATATCTATAGGACTTTTAGATTTAATAATGTATGGAGGAAGATTTGAGCCTATATATTTTATCCCGCTGTCAGCCTTTTTTCTTGGACAGAGTATTTATAGGTTTCCGGATAATAGCTTGTTGGGACTGACTTTTGGAATAAAACCGGTAAAAGGTCTAAAGATAGATTTTGTATTACTTGCCGATGATTTGGGTTTTAATGAAATAATAAAATTTAAAAGTGCAAGATGGAGAATAGCCTCACAATTAGGAATTTCTTATGCGATGCCGAAGGATCATTGGTTTACATTTGTGGATGCTAATTATACATTCATTGCGCCATATTGTTATACCCACGCACACCATGAAAATTATAAAAATCCGAATTATGAAAATTATACACATAACGGTTCTCCGCTGGGAAGTAATTTACATCCAAACTCAGACCGTATACATGTGAAGACCCAATTCCGCCCAATAGAAGGAGTTTTCATAAATCTATACAACACCTTTATAAGGCATGCAAATATTACCGAAAGCGTAACAGATCCTATAATATTAAAAGAGTATCTTACAAAAAATTATTCGACTGATGGGTCGGTTTTTAATCATCCTACAGTAATAAAAGATGAATGGCATCATGCTTTTCTATACTCAACTCCATTCTTAACACAGAAGACAATTCAATATGTCAATCAGCTTGGATTGGAGGGTGTAGTTAATCTTCCGATTTTAAAATCGGGAGGGTCAATGCAATTTAAAATAGGCTATACCTTTGAAGCAAATATAAATCCGGGCGTGAATAGGCATATTTATAATAGAAAAGTTGCTCCCTCAAATTTAAGCACAGAAGCACAAATAATGGAGGAAGCCGAGAAACAGTTAAAAGACTGGAGAGAAAAAGCAAAAGGAAAAGAGTTTAACCATTATTTTAATATCGGTGTAAAAATATCTTATTAAAAGAAGACAATTATTTTACGGCCTTTTGCCAAACTTTATTTTTGATGCACCATGTGCAAAGGCCGTTTTTTTCTTCATTAAATTCGACATCTGCATAGTACCAGCTGCGGCAATTCAAAATCGAAAAGACGGGTAATTTTGTTTTTGGTTTTAGGCTTTCAAGTTTTAAAATTATATTTTCGGCTTCATTCGCCGCATCTCCCAAAACAAAACCGCCGTTTTCCTCAAAAGAATCAGGAGAATTACAAGGCCGCACTATCAATGATCCGGATAGAATAGGCGGATAGATTGCAAGAGATTCAAATTTTTCTTTTGTCTTAAAAAAAGGAATCGCATTCCGAAACGGAAAAGGCAAAAAACTTTGAATTAATTTTTGCTCTTCGTAGAGAATAGCCATGAGGTTATCGGGTAAAAAAAGCCAAGTTTCCATCATATTTTACAAGGATTTACTTTCAAAATCTTTAAAAAGAGAAACATTAAATTTACGTTCTATACCCACTGAAGTAGGAGGACCGTAAAACGGCATGATGATAAGCTTATCATCTAAGTTCATGAGTTTTATTTTTAAAATATCTTGCAAGGTTTTTGCGGCATACACATTTGTAGTCTGACCAATCATTCCTGCGGATAAGGAAGTTCCGGTAAACACAAGGTTTTCAATTTTGAACATGGATGATTGAGCCGGAATTGCAAAATACCTTACAGAATAACCGGCCAGATCTATAGTTCCGTCTCCTCTCAATGTGTTTATCGTTATGTTTTCCGAAAAACAGCTTCCGGCATAAACTTTCGGACTATAAATTTTTAAAATAGTATTGAGCCCTGTCTCATAGGGACTTTCAAAATTATGAGTCAATAAAACAGCTTTAAGATCAAATTTATTTTTTTCAATCTGTTGTATAATTTTTTCCGTAATCTTTGCAGGGTCAATGATAAGAGCTTCTTTGGTCTTTTCATTACCTATAAGATAAGTATTTGCAAAAAGTTGAGGCGAAAAATGAAGATAAACTTTCATATAAATTCGTCTCCCTCAACAAAAATTGCCTCCCGAGTGTTGGAAGATTTATACGAAACGCCGTTTTCCTGTATATATAAAAATAATGTCTTTTTAAGATTACAGTTTTGAAAATAGACATCTTTTAAAATCGAATACATAAACCGCGAACTGTAAAGATCGGAATCATTGAAGGAAACTTCCTCAGCCTTAATTCCGTTAAAATTATTTTGTAAAAGCTCGGAATTCTTAAAATCCGTGCGGATAATTTTTGCTCCGCCAAAAGATGAAAACTGAATATCGGAACTTTGAAAATTACAGGAATCTATTTCGCAAAAATCAAAAAAACACATTCTAAGATGTAAATTACTGCAATTACAGTTTTTGAATTTACTGTTCGAAAAAAAGCATCCGGTAAAAGATTTTTTTGAAAAATTCAAGCCTTCAAATTCCAGCCCGGATAAATTTAAGCCGTTTAAAGAATCCGATTTTTTTAAAAGCTCGAGGAAATCTTCATATTCAGTTTTTTTATCAAAATTAAACATCTGCTGCTTCTTTTTATAATATTGTAAACTTAAAAAAAATATGTTTCAAGTGGTTTAAAAAAACATTTTACGCATAATTTTAAGTTACGGTATTGCCCTTAATAAAATTATATGATATAAATATCATCAATAAGGATTATAGTAATTATGTATTTCTTATATTCTGTGCTTTTTAGTGTTACCCCCCCCTGCGCCAAAATGGCACACTAAAATTTCATTTTGGAATCTATTTCAATACACACAAACATATTTTAATCTTATTAAACTCATTTTCATGGCTTATTCGAGAGGGAAGGATGCCGATTATAAATTGCATTAGATATTTTGCATGTCCGGCAGCAATGCGGTTGTTACCTCTGAATAATATAAAAAATAATTTTTCAAAGGAGTTTTTTTTATGAAATTAAAAAAATTATTTTGTATTGGTGTTGTGGTCTTTATTTCTGCAACAATGTTGCCTGCTATTGACCTAAGCGCAGGCGTCGGTATCAGCTTCAATTACATGAGACAAGCCATAAAAATCAAAGACTCTGCAAAAATTGGCGGATTTAATACTTCAATAGATGCAAAGAGTTCGACCTCAGTACCTTCTTTAGGCATAAACGGATTTTTTGATGCCCAATATTTTACGGCAAAACTTGGAATGGCCTTTAATGTTGGAAAAGTTAAGGCTTCATATTCCTATTCGGTTAAAGCCGGCGGAATAACAGATTCCGGATCCGGAAGTGAATCAATTCCGAATTTAAAATTAACTTATTTTGAATTGGGACTTTTTGGAAAATATCCTTTTAATGTAGGAATTGCTAAATTATACCCTGTAGCAGGATTTAATTTTAAATTCAACACATCTGCAAAATCTGACGGCATAAATTTTCGCGAGTATATGACCTCAGATCAAAAAGCAGCATTAAATGCTTATTATTTTGTAGCAGGTTTCGGTGCAGATATATTTGTTGCCGGAAAATTTTTCTTGCGCCCCTTAGGTCTTTTCGGTATTCAAATGAATTCTCCCGCAAAAAATCCCGCAATAGGAGAAGCATTACAAGCACTACATCCCACACTAAAACCAAAATCCGGATTCAGCTATATGCTTGATATCGGCTTGAGTATAGGTTATCAGTTTAAATAATTAAAAGTTACTAAGAACAA containing:
- a CDS encoding PhoH family protein, which codes for MEDAYTIVLKDEQVLSALCGANDRNLDFLERYLGVPVVCRGNEVSVLSADDEVCKKFQHVVDKAVNSSEIKSENSSEYIESLISTINVSEKQDFASGCIHIPRGIRSVYPKNAHQLEFIHSIRNNDVSFGLGAAGTGKTYLAAACALQMLMSRQVRKIIFTRPVVEAGESLGFLPGDLVQKITPYLRPLYDSIELLMPFELIRQMEESNMIEVAPLAYMRGRTLHNAAVILDEAQNTTREQMKMFLTRMGEGSKLIVTGDPSQSDISSAKGSGLVHAANLLSKIRGIGIVHFSSEDVVRHSLVQKIITAYDKE
- the secG gene encoding preprotein translocase subunit SecG, which codes for MGGLGIALLVLFVIICAIIIFLVLLQNEEGDSLGGLFSGGSNSAFGSKSSNVLTRATYVVVALFFITTFLLALITKTPSDSGLSEEAMKKQTETSTEWWKTDSGVDKSDTDSKKDGE
- the tpiA gene encoding triose-phosphate isomerase — encoded protein: MKKFYIAANWKMNMNRSEAKALAEQMKAGLKDGKNKYMIAPSFTLLQDVSAVLKGSNILLGAQNMGLEEKGAHTGEVSVLQLLDVGVQAVILGHSERRHIYKETDDLINKKIKLALKHGLEVILCVGELLEEREAGHAEAVCERQIKKGLADVSVKDLDKITIAYEPVWAIGTGKNASPEDADAIHASIRKTLAGIYGEEAAKNMIIQYGGSMKPENAEGLLKKPNIDGGLIGGAGLKTETFFPMALFST
- a CDS encoding PorT family protein, producing MKLKKLFCIGVVVFISATMLPAIDLSAGVGISFNYMRQAIKIKDSAKIGGFNTSIDAKSSTSVPSLGINGFFDAQYFTAKLGMAFNVGKVKASYSYSVKAGGITDSGSGSESIPNLKLTYFELGLFGKYPFNVGIAKLYPVAGFNFKFNTSAKSDGINFREYMTSDQKAALNAYYFVAGFGADIFVAGKFFLRPLGLFGIQMNSPAKNPAIGEALQALHPTLKPKSGFSYMLDIGLSIGYQFK
- a CDS encoding pentapeptide repeat-containing protein, giving the protein MFNFDKKTEYEDFLELLKKSDSLNGLNLSGLEFEGLNFSKKSFTGCFFSNSKFKNCNCSNLHLRMCFFDFCEIDSCNFQSSDIQFSSFGGAKIIRTDFKNSELLQNNFNGIKAEEVSFNDSDLYSSRFMYSILKDVYFQNCNLKKTLFLYIQENGVSYKSSNTREAIFVEGDEFI
- a CDS encoding MBL fold metallo-hydrolase, which encodes MKVYLHFSPQLFANTYLIGNEKTKEALIIDPAKITEKIIQQIEKNKFDLKAVLLTHNFESPYETGLNTILKIYSPKVYAGSCFSENITINTLRGDGTIDLAGYSVRYFAIPAQSSMFKIENLVFTGTSLSAGMIGQTTNVYAAKTLQDILKIKLMNLDDKLIIMPFYGPPTSVGIERKFNVSLFKDFESKSL